A DNA window from Halomonas zincidurans B6 contains the following coding sequences:
- the phrB gene encoding deoxyribodipyrimidine photo-lyase, with protein MARQLMWFRSDLRTLDNTALAAAARRGPVIAVFLHCPEQWRGHGHGANKIDFLRRGVKALRDALAGLNIPLVQRDIGRFEAAPQALVALAREHHAEALHFNREYPLDERRRDAAVGDACQAIGLSVHGYTDGLAFEPGELLSGQGDYYRVFTPFAKAWHRRIDAARLALRDTPAPQTRQPIAGDPLPEAPEYPERPVDAALWPAGQEAAADRLARFLRFRARHYAEQRDRPALAGTSELSPYLALGMLSPRQCLQAAMSENDGHLGDGDKGLTSWINELVWREFYQHIVVGFPEVCRYRPFQTHTDKLAWRHDDANFAAWCEGRTGYPLVDAAMRQLVQTGWMHNRLRMVTAMFLTKHLLIDWRRGEAFFLGHLVDGEFAANNGGWQWAASTGTDAAPYFRIFNPTTQASRFDPDGRFIAHYLPELADLPARARHAPPRDGLGTNGYPAPIVDHKAARLRALDAFKALANV; from the coding sequence ATGGCCCGCCAATTGATGTGGTTTCGCAGCGACCTGCGCACCCTCGACAACACCGCGCTGGCCGCCGCAGCTCGGCGCGGCCCGGTGATCGCGGTCTTCCTGCACTGCCCCGAGCAGTGGCGCGGGCATGGCCACGGCGCCAACAAGATCGATTTCCTGCGCCGCGGTGTAAAGGCGCTGCGCGACGCCCTGGCCGGGCTCAACATTCCGCTCGTCCAGCGCGACATCGGGCGCTTCGAGGCCGCGCCGCAGGCGCTCGTCGCGCTGGCCCGCGAACACCATGCCGAGGCGCTGCACTTCAATCGCGAATACCCGCTCGACGAGCGTCGCCGCGACGCCGCGGTGGGCGACGCCTGCCAGGCGATCGGGCTCAGCGTGCACGGCTACACCGACGGGCTGGCCTTCGAACCGGGCGAACTGCTTAGCGGCCAGGGTGATTACTACCGGGTCTTCACGCCGTTCGCCAAGGCCTGGCACCGCCGCATCGACGCCGCGCGCCTGGCGCTGCGCGATACGCCCGCTCCCCAGACTCGCCAGCCGATCGCCGGCGATCCCCTGCCCGAGGCGCCCGAATACCCGGAGCGCCCGGTCGATGCCGCGCTGTGGCCCGCCGGCCAGGAAGCCGCCGCCGACCGGCTGGCGCGTTTTCTGCGCTTTCGTGCGCGCCACTACGCCGAACAACGCGACCGTCCGGCGCTGGCCGGTACCAGCGAGCTGTCGCCCTACCTGGCGCTGGGCATGCTCTCGCCGCGCCAGTGCCTGCAGGCTGCGATGAGCGAGAACGACGGTCATCTCGGCGATGGCGACAAGGGACTGACCAGCTGGATCAATGAGCTGGTGTGGCGCGAGTTCTACCAGCACATCGTCGTCGGCTTTCCCGAGGTGTGCCGTTACCGGCCCTTCCAGACGCATACCGACAAGCTCGCCTGGCGTCACGACGACGCGAATTTCGCCGCCTGGTGCGAGGGGCGTACCGGCTATCCGCTGGTCGACGCAGCGATGCGCCAGCTGGTGCAGACCGGCTGGATGCACAATCGCCTGCGCATGGTGACGGCGATGTTCCTGACCAAGCACCTGTTGATCGACTGGCGGCGTGGCGAGGCGTTCTTCCTGGGTCACCTGGTCGACGGCGAGTTCGCCGCCAACAATGGCGGCTGGCAGTGGGCGGCCTCCACGGGCACCGATGCGGCGCCCTATTTCCGCATCTTCAACCCCACCACTCAGGCCAGCCGCTTCGATCCCGACGGCCGATTCATCGCGCACTACCTGCCCGAGCTCGCCGACTTGCCGGCCAGGGCACGCCACGCCCCGCCGCGCGATGGCCTCGGCACCAACGGCTACCCGGCGCCGATCGTCGATCACAAGGCCGCTCGCCTGCGGGCGCTCGACGCCTTCAAGGCGCTTGCCAACGTCTGA